From the Desulfovibrio sp. JY genome, one window contains:
- a CDS encoding branched-chain amino acid ABC transporter permease has product MRGALNTLKYLIAAAALAYPLMPFRDVYVLHVLVLIMVYMVLAMGLNILPGFCGLLDLGFVGFYGIGAYTAGLLTIHYNMSFWLIVPLAALNGAFFGIMLGVPTLRLVGDYFAIVTFGFSELVVLFLTNEIWLTRGPLGVPGIAPVDINFTWLASLLGIDGRWRYAFRGEVPYYYLGMFMVLFVYILMRRLEDSRLGRAWLAIREDSMAAASCGVNLLVYKVIAFAVSAGIGAMAGSFFARWTLFISPDMFKFWESFLVLCMVVLGGLGNINGALVGAVILIALGEVLRVALPRLGLPAETRFLAYGLIMVLIMRYRPGGIFTQVAASTMQSGLIKELRAKLAARRTA; this is encoded by the coding sequence ATGCGTGGCGCCTTAAACACACTCAAATACCTGATCGCGGCGGCGGCCCTGGCCTATCCGCTCATGCCCTTCCGGGACGTGTACGTCCTGCATGTGCTCGTCCTCATCATGGTCTACATGGTCCTGGCCATGGGGCTCAACATCCTGCCCGGCTTCTGCGGCCTGCTCGACCTCGGTTTCGTGGGCTTCTACGGCATCGGGGCCTATACCGCCGGGCTCCTCACCATCCACTACAACATGTCGTTTTGGCTGATCGTGCCCTTGGCGGCGTTAAACGGGGCCTTTTTCGGGATCATGCTCGGCGTGCCCACCCTGCGTCTTGTCGGGGACTACTTCGCCATCGTCACCTTCGGCTTTTCCGAACTGGTGGTCCTTTTCCTCACCAACGAAATCTGGCTGACGCGCGGCCCGCTCGGCGTTCCCGGCATCGCGCCTGTGGACATCAACTTCACTTGGCTGGCCTCGCTTCTCGGCATCGACGGCCGGTGGCGCTACGCCTTCCGGGGCGAGGTGCCGTACTACTATCTCGGCATGTTCATGGTGCTTTTCGTCTACATCCTCATGCGCCGGCTGGAGGATTCGCGCTTGGGCCGGGCCTGGCTGGCCATCCGCGAGGATTCCATGGCCGCCGCTTCCTGCGGCGTGAACCTGCTGGTCTACAAGGTCATCGCCTTTGCCGTTTCGGCCGGCATCGGGGCCATGGCCGGCTCGTTTTTCGCCCGTTGGACGCTTTTCATCTCACCGGACATGTTCAAGTTCTGGGAATCCTTTCTGGTCTTGTGCATGGTGGTCCTCGGCGGGCTTGGCAACATCAACGGAGCCCTGGTGGGCGCGGTCATCCTCATTGCCCTCGGCGAAGTGCTGCGTGTGGCGCTGCCGAGGCTCGGCCTGCCGGCCGAGACCCGGTTTCTGGCCTATGGCCTCATCATGGTGCTGATCATGCGCTACCGCCCGGGCGGGATTTTCACCCAGGTGGCCGCGTCGACCATGCAAAGCGGACTGATCAAGGAATTGCGGGCAAAGCTTGCCGCGCGGCGGACGGCGTAA
- a CDS encoding ABC transporter ATP-binding protein, with translation MLEIEDIHTFYGNIQALRGVSLRIEAGEIVTLIGANGAGKTTTLMSISGVTPPKRGKVTFLGQETTRLTTERIVSLGITQVPEGRMIFPRLTVKENLLMGGYLRRDKAGLRADEEKVYDLFPVLKERRTQMGGTLSGGEQQMLAIGRALLARPKLLLLDEPSLGLAPLVVENIFEIIQQINRDGVTVLLVEQNAQMALQIAHRGYVLETGRLTLEGQARDLLNDPKVRSAYLGLD, from the coding sequence ATGCTTGAGATCGAGGACATCCACACCTTCTACGGCAACATCCAGGCGCTTCGCGGGGTGTCGCTTCGCATCGAGGCCGGCGAGATCGTCACGCTGATCGGCGCCAACGGCGCGGGCAAGACCACCACGCTCATGAGCATTTCCGGCGTCACGCCGCCCAAACGTGGCAAGGTGACCTTTCTCGGCCAGGAGACCACGCGCCTGACCACCGAGCGCATTGTGTCCCTCGGCATCACCCAGGTGCCCGAGGGGCGCATGATCTTCCCCCGGCTCACGGTCAAGGAGAACCTGCTCATGGGCGGGTATCTGCGCCGGGACAAGGCCGGGCTTCGGGCCGACGAGGAAAAGGTCTACGACCTCTTTCCGGTGCTCAAGGAACGGCGCACCCAGATGGGCGGTACGCTTTCCGGCGGCGAACAGCAGATGCTGGCCATTGGCCGGGCGCTTCTGGCCCGGCCCAAGCTGCTGCTGCTCGACGAGCCCTCCCTGGGGCTCGCGCCGCTGGTGGTTGAAAATATTTTCGAGATTATCCAGCAGATAAATAGGGATGGCGTCACGGTCCTGCTTGTGGAACAAAACGCCCAGATGGCCTTGCAGATCGCCCACCGGGGCTACGTCCTCGAAACCGGGCGTCTGACCTTGGAGGGCCAGGCCCGGGATCTGTTAAACGATCCCAAGGTGCGCTCGGCCTATCTCGGTCTGGACTAG
- the ccsA gene encoding cytochrome c biogenesis protein CcsA, which produces MHATGYFALLVAMLLCLAAAATAIFGLWRRDYCRLALLERAHLVVFVATLLASAILTIALWRRDFSFVYVAEYTDTLLPLFYAVTAFWAGQAGSMLFWMLVLAVFGGGFALAPSYKKLSPATKYAYWMFFFAIEAFFLLLLTGPSNPFLEAVPPPAQGRGLNPLLRNPGMIFHPPLLFLGYAGFAVPACLGLAAWLVGETRSFVATARNTAILSWLFLTAGIVLGGWWSYMELGWGGYWAWDPVENASLIPWLVGTAFLHTAIVERRTKALAKTNVALAVVTFISCILGTYLVRSGVVDSLHAFGEGGVGDPILLFMIFALVLLASVLVAGAPYFAGRGKQLAGLFSVPGFLVVLAWLMLALSAVVLLGTMWPVISKLWSANPVGLDAGFYNRVCLPLFAMATFLVAMCPLLSWTEGVRDKLGLAIVAGGFVGGGAVLYASGVHLPLALFGGACAIAAMVCVAYVFIRQRHARSRSGALGAYCVHLGLALLTLGVAFSGPYQISREVVLTPGRAMRIGDFTMTYTDLERETNPAVSIARAVIDVTKNGRTVGRLTPERRIYKGFEQPFAEVSTIPSLGDELYATLLSVTDKKAASIKISVNPLVNWVWIGGALMSLAPFLSLRRPKETAGERS; this is translated from the coding sequence ATGCACGCTACAGGGTATTTTGCGTTGCTCGTGGCCATGCTGCTGTGTCTGGCCGCGGCGGCGACGGCGATTTTCGGGCTTTGGCGGCGCGACTACTGCCGTCTTGCGCTGCTTGAACGGGCCCATCTGGTCGTTTTCGTCGCCACGCTGCTTGCTTCGGCCATCTTGACCATCGCCTTGTGGCGGCGCGATTTTTCCTTTGTCTACGTGGCGGAATACACCGACACCCTGTTGCCGCTTTTTTACGCCGTAACGGCTTTTTGGGCTGGGCAGGCCGGCTCCATGCTGTTCTGGATGCTGGTGCTGGCCGTTTTCGGGGGGGGATTCGCCCTGGCCCCGTCCTACAAGAAGCTTTCTCCGGCCACCAAATATGCCTATTGGATGTTTTTTTTCGCCATCGAGGCCTTTTTCCTGCTGCTTCTGACCGGCCCGAGCAATCCGTTTCTCGAAGCCGTGCCGCCGCCGGCCCAGGGCAGGGGGCTTAATCCGCTGTTGCGAAATCCGGGCATGATCTTCCACCCGCCGTTGCTTTTCCTTGGCTACGCCGGCTTTGCCGTGCCGGCCTGCCTGGGGCTGGCCGCCTGGCTGGTGGGGGAGACGCGCTCCTTTGTCGCGACCGCCCGCAACACCGCCATCCTGTCCTGGCTCTTTCTCACCGCCGGCATCGTCCTTGGCGGCTGGTGGTCCTACATGGAACTCGGTTGGGGCGGCTACTGGGCCTGGGACCCGGTGGAAAACGCCTCGCTGATTCCCTGGCTGGTCGGCACGGCGTTTCTCCACACGGCCATTGTCGAACGCCGCACCAAGGCGCTTGCCAAGACCAACGTGGCCCTGGCCGTGGTCACCTTCATCTCCTGCATCCTCGGCACCTACCTCGTGCGCAGCGGCGTGGTGGATTCGCTCCACGCCTTTGGCGAGGGCGGGGTAGGGGACCCGATCCTGCTTTTTATGATCTTCGCCCTGGTGCTTCTGGCCTCGGTGCTGGTCGCCGGCGCGCCCTATTTCGCCGGCCGGGGCAAGCAACTTGCCGGCCTTTTCAGCGTCCCGGGGTTCCTCGTGGTCCTGGCTTGGCTCATGCTCGCGCTTTCCGCCGTGGTCTTGCTCGGCACCATGTGGCCGGTTATCAGCAAGCTGTGGAGCGCCAATCCGGTCGGTCTCGACGCGGGTTTTTACAACCGCGTGTGCCTGCCCCTTTTCGCCATGGCCACCTTTCTGGTGGCCATGTGTCCGCTTCTTTCCTGGACCGAGGGGGTGCGCGACAAGCTGGGGCTGGCCATCGTTGCCGGCGGCTTCGTCGGTGGCGGGGCCGTGCTTTATGCCTCGGGCGTGCATCTGCCCCTGGCCCTTTTCGGCGGCGCCTGCGCCATAGCCGCCATGGTGTGCGTGGCGTATGTCTTTATCCGCCAGCGTCACGCCAGAAGTCGGTCCGGCGCGCTTGGGGCCTACTGCGTCCATCTGGGGCTGGCCCTGCTCACCCTGGGCGTGGCCTTTTCCGGGCCCTACCAGATCAGCCGCGAGGTTGTGCTGACGCCCGGACGCGCCATGCGCATCGGCGATTTTACCATGACCTATACCGATCTGGAACGGGAGACCAACCCGGCCGTGAGCATCGCCCGGGCCGTCATCGACGTGACCAAAAACGGCCGGACGGTGGGACGGCTTACGCCGGAGCGGCGCATCTACAAGGGCTTCGAGCAGCCCTTTGCCGAGGTGTCCACGATTCCTTCCCTGGGTGACGAGCTCTACGCCACGCTTTTATCCGTTACCGACAAAAAGGCCGCCAGCATCAAGATCAGCGTCAATCCGCTGGTCAACTGGGTCTGGATCGGCGGCGCGCTCATGAGCCTGGCGCCCTTTTTGAGCCTGCGCCGGCCCAAGGAGACAGCAGGGGAGCGGAGTTAA
- a CDS encoding heme exporter protein CcmB, giving the protein MLKAAVAIAKKDLSLSLSGAQGLVQTVLLGLLLIFIMSLSREPGEMSPPLAAAAVFWLATAFGQVLIFNFLYGLEEAEGARLGLLLAPCPVQAVWLGKAVAGWVLLFCCQMVFAPAAVAFLGQHVVGSLLTGLVVVAAVDWGLCALGSLLGALAVGRSARESLLTVILFPLLVPVLLAGIRLLETVISGRGFEAVSAWAGTVGAFDAVFTAAALVLFPFLYTGEE; this is encoded by the coding sequence ATGCTGAAGGCCGCGGTCGCCATCGCCAAAAAGGACCTGTCCCTGTCGCTTTCCGGAGCCCAGGGACTGGTGCAGACCGTGCTGTTGGGCCTGCTCCTCATTTTCATCATGAGCCTGTCGCGCGAGCCGGGCGAGATGTCGCCGCCCCTGGCCGCCGCCGCCGTCTTCTGGCTGGCCACGGCCTTCGGGCAGGTGCTGATCTTCAATTTCCTCTACGGCCTGGAAGAGGCCGAGGGCGCGCGACTGGGCCTGCTTCTGGCCCCGTGCCCGGTCCAGGCCGTGTGGCTCGGCAAGGCGGTTGCCGGCTGGGTGTTGCTTTTTTGCTGTCAGATGGTATTCGCCCCCGCAGCGGTGGCCTTTCTGGGCCAGCACGTGGTCGGGTCGCTTTTGACCGGACTTGTCGTGGTGGCTGCCGTGGACTGGGGGCTTTGTGCCCTGGGGTCGCTTCTCGGCGCGCTTGCCGTCGGCCGTTCGGCCCGGGAATCACTGCTGACGGTGATTTTGTTTCCGTTGCTGGTGCCCGTGCTTTTGGCCGGCATCCGGTTGCTCGAAACCGTGATATCCGGCCGGGGCTTCGAGGCGGTTTCCGCCTGGGCCGGGACTGTCGGCGCGTTTGACGCTGTTTTTACCGCCGCCGCCCTGGTCCTTTTCCCGTTTTTGTATACCGGCGAGGAATAA
- a CDS encoding ABC transporter substrate-binding protein, with product MFGRNVKRMAVFMAALGLALGVSAGSAQAADTIKIAVPSPYTGSAAGFGENVKAGVAMKIDEVNAAGGVNGKKIEAVYLDEQCEPREAATVSSSIVNDPEIVGIVGHLCSSAHLAALPTYVREGIAAISPTATNISISDKNKDEQGKVWSFRNVYRDDFQGKFLADYIDKVMGLKKVAVFYENNDYGIGLKDAFVKEAKKLGLNVVGEEAYKKGDQDFTPQLTKLKGGAPQAMFIAGYYPEGALIADQAKKIGLNVPKFGADGFDNADYIKLGGAAADDTYLTAPFLADTAGPDAKKFIKDFKAKYNREVDWMSANAYDAAGMMVQAIAKVGPDRAKIRAYLAGMNTPEKGYKGVTGVNYFDANGDCQKPAFVKMVKDGKFVPAPKQMN from the coding sequence ATGTTTGGCAGGAATGTGAAACGTATGGCGGTATTCATGGCCGCCCTGGGCCTGGCCCTGGGCGTTTCGGCGGGCAGCGCCCAGGCCGCCGATACCATCAAGATCGCCGTGCCTTCGCCCTATACCGGCAGCGCCGCCGGATTTGGCGAGAATGTCAAGGCCGGCGTGGCCATGAAGATCGACGAAGTCAATGCCGCCGGCGGGGTGAACGGCAAGAAGATCGAGGCCGTCTACCTCGACGAGCAGTGCGAGCCCCGCGAGGCCGCCACGGTTTCCTCCTCCATCGTCAACGATCCCGAGATCGTCGGCATCGTCGGCCACCTGTGCTCCTCGGCCCACCTGGCCGCCCTGCCCACCTATGTGCGCGAGGGCATCGCCGCCATCTCCCCCACGGCCACCAATATTTCCATCAGCGACAAGAACAAGGACGAGCAGGGCAAGGTCTGGTCGTTCCGCAACGTGTACCGCGACGACTTTCAGGGCAAGTTCCTGGCCGACTACATCGACAAGGTCATGGGGCTCAAAAAGGTCGCCGTCTTCTACGAGAACAACGACTACGGCATCGGTCTGAAGGACGCCTTCGTCAAAGAGGCCAAGAAACTCGGCCTGAACGTGGTCGGCGAAGAAGCCTACAAAAAAGGCGACCAGGATTTCACCCCGCAGCTGACCAAGCTCAAGGGCGGCGCGCCCCAGGCCATGTTCATCGCCGGCTACTATCCCGAAGGCGCGCTCATTGCCGACCAGGCCAAGAAGATCGGGCTTAACGTGCCCAAGTTCGGGGCCGACGGCTTCGACAACGCTGACTACATCAAGCTCGGCGGCGCGGCGGCCGACGACACCTACCTGACCGCCCCCTTCCTGGCCGACACCGCCGGCCCGGACGCCAAGAAGTTCATCAAGGACTTCAAGGCCAAGTACAATCGCGAAGTTGACTGGATGAGCGCCAACGCCTATGACGCGGCGGGTATGATGGTCCAGGCCATCGCCAAGGTCGGCCCCGACCGGGCCAAGATCCGCGCCTATCTGGCCGGCATGAATACCCCGGAAAAGGGCTACAAGGGCGTCACCGGCGTCAACTACTTCGACGCCAACGGCGACTGCCAGAAACCCGCCTTCGTCAAGATGGTCAAGGACGGCAAGTTCGTTCCCGCCCCCAAGCAGATGAACTAG
- a CDS encoding branched-chain amino acid ABC transporter permease, with protein MFEQQLVNGFTLGLIYALIAVGYTMVYGVIELINFAHGEIYMLGAFLTLSFISTGMPLALAVVLAMLAVAAIGVLLDVIAYRPLREAPRLAALITAIGMSIFLQNLAMIIWGSRPLPFPRQALPAFFNEPAFTFSDVTISWMQVIIYVVALLLMVALNLIITKTRIGTAMRALAQNRTAAALMGINVNRVISFTFAIGSGMGAVAGVMVSMYYNTMYPTMGYLAGVKAFAAAVLGGIGSVPGAMLGGVVLGIAETLGAGYISSPYRDGVAYAVMILVIIFRPSGFLGRSMVEKA; from the coding sequence TTGTTTGAACAGCAGCTCGTCAACGGGTTCACCCTGGGCCTCATCTACGCCCTGATCGCCGTGGGCTACACCATGGTCTACGGCGTCATCGAGCTGATCAATTTCGCCCACGGCGAAATCTACATGCTCGGGGCGTTCCTGACCTTGTCGTTTATTTCCACGGGCATGCCGCTCGCCCTGGCCGTGGTTTTGGCCATGCTGGCCGTGGCCGCCATCGGCGTCCTGCTCGATGTGATCGCCTACAGGCCGTTGCGCGAGGCCCCGCGCCTGGCGGCGCTCATTACCGCCATCGGCATGTCCATCTTCCTGCAAAACCTGGCCATGATCATCTGGGGCAGCCGGCCGCTGCCGTTTCCCCGGCAGGCGTTGCCGGCCTTTTTCAATGAGCCGGCGTTCACGTTTTCCGACGTGACCATTTCCTGGATGCAGGTCATCATCTACGTCGTGGCCCTGCTGCTCATGGTCGCGCTCAACCTCATCATCACCAAGACCCGTATCGGCACGGCCATGCGGGCCCTGGCCCAGAACCGCACCGCCGCGGCGCTCATGGGCATCAACGTCAACAGGGTCATTTCGTTCACCTTCGCCATCGGTTCGGGCATGGGCGCGGTGGCCGGCGTCATGGTGTCCATGTATTACAACACCATGTACCCGACCATGGGCTATCTGGCCGGCGTCAAGGCCTTCGCGGCGGCGGTGCTCGGCGGCATCGGCTCGGTGCCCGGGGCCATGCTCGGCGGGGTGGTGCTCGGCATCGCCGAGACCCTCGGCGCGGGCTACATTTCCTCTCCCTACCGCGACGGCGTGGCCTACGCGGTCATGATCCTGGTCATCATCTTCCGGCCGTCGGGATTTCTCGGCCGGTCCATGGTGGAAAAGGCTTAA
- the ccsA gene encoding cytochrome c biogenesis protein CcsA, which translates to MIRICALVAAVLSIPAQYAIWYFAPVERTMGVVQKIFYTHLPMAWWSFVSFFVVFVASILYLVKRRAAYARLAGAACEMGVLFSGLALATGMCWARPIWNVWWTWDPRLTTTLVMWFVYAAYLLLRASDIGGGRRDAVLAVLGIVAFLDVPLVFISARYWRSIHPAVFGPQGGGMEPEMWLAMVANLVTMGFLWLALLLARTRQLASGAAISALVRHGAIRN; encoded by the coding sequence ATGATCCGTATCTGTGCCCTTGTCGCCGCCGTCCTGTCCATCCCGGCCCAGTACGCCATCTGGTATTTCGCCCCGGTGGAGCGAACCATGGGGGTGGTACAAAAGATTTTCTACACCCACCTGCCCATGGCCTGGTGGTCGTTTGTCAGCTTTTTCGTGGTCTTCGTGGCCTCCATCCTCTATTTGGTCAAACGCCGGGCCGCCTATGCCCGCCTTGCCGGCGCGGCCTGCGAGATGGGCGTCCTTTTTTCCGGCCTGGCCCTGGCCACGGGCATGTGCTGGGCCAGGCCCATCTGGAACGTCTGGTGGACCTGGGACCCGCGGCTGACCACCACGCTTGTCATGTGGTTCGTCTACGCCGCCTACCTGCTGCTTCGCGCCTCGGACATCGGCGGCGGCCGCCGGGACGCGGTCCTGGCCGTGCTCGGCATCGTGGCGTTCCTCGATGTGCCGCTGGTGTTCATTTCGGCCCGCTACTGGCGCAGCATCCATCCGGCCGTCTTCGGCCCGCAGGGCGGCGGCATGGAGCCGGAAATGTGGCTGGCCATGGTGGCCAACCTCGTGACCATGGGCTTTTTGTGGTTGGCCCTGCTTCTGGCCCGGACCAGGCAACTGGCTTCCGGCGCGGCCATAAGCGCCTTGGTGCGCCACGGAGCGATAAGGAACTGA
- a CDS encoding ABC transporter ATP-binding protein: MDAILKVDGVSKRFGGLMALSDVSFSVERGAILGLIGPNGAGKTTMFNCVAGIYKPTEGRILFSGSGAERDVAGSKPERMTALGVARTFQNIRLFSSLTVLDNARIGRHCRTRANFFGAVLRTKSQRAEERGIVDAAMECLDFVGLGGEALTPAASLSYGDQRRLEIARALATGPRLLLLDEPAAGMNPKETDSLVDLIHAILARDITVILIEHDMKLVMRICKHLVVLDHGIKIADGSPQEVRSNPDVIEAYLGKGAVHA, encoded by the coding sequence ATGGATGCGATCTTGAAAGTGGACGGCGTAAGCAAGCGCTTTGGCGGGCTCATGGCCCTCTCCGACGTTTCCTTTTCCGTGGAGCGGGGGGCTATCCTGGGGCTGATTGGCCCCAACGGCGCGGGCAAGACCACCATGTTCAACTGCGTGGCCGGCATCTACAAGCCGACCGAGGGCCGGATCCTGTTTAGCGGTTCTGGGGCCGAGCGCGACGTGGCCGGCAGCAAGCCCGAGCGCATGACCGCGCTCGGCGTGGCCCGGACGTTTCAGAACATCCGGCTTTTTTCTTCGCTGACCGTGCTCGACAACGCGCGCATCGGCCGGCACTGCCGCACCAGGGCGAATTTTTTCGGCGCGGTCCTGCGCACGAAGTCCCAGCGGGCCGAGGAACGCGGCATCGTTGATGCCGCCATGGAATGCCTGGATTTCGTCGGCCTCGGCGGAGAGGCCCTGACCCCGGCCGCAAGCCTCTCCTACGGCGACCAGCGCCGCCTGGAGATCGCCCGGGCCCTGGCCACCGGCCCGAGGCTCCTGCTCCTCGACGAGCCGGCCGCCGGCATGAACCCCAAGGAAACCGACTCCCTGGTCGACCTCATCCATGCCATCCTGGCCCGCGACATCACGGTCATCCTCATCGAGCACGACATGAAGCTCGTCATGCGCATCTGCAAGCACCTCGTGGTCCTTGACCACGGCATCAAAATCGCCGACGGCTCCCCCCAGGAGGTCCGGTCCAACCCGGACGTCATCGAGGCCTATCTCGGCAAGGGGGCGGTCCATGCTTGA
- a CDS encoding CcmD family protein — translation MGKEVYLFAANIIFWVGIGCYVAFLAGTQKRLERRLKRLEVLGDDD, via the coding sequence ATGGGAAAGGAAGTCTATCTCTTCGCGGCCAACATCATCTTCTGGGTCGGCATCGGCTGCTACGTGGCCTTTCTGGCCGGCACCCAGAAGCGGCTGGAACGCCGTCTCAAACGCCTGGAGGTCTTAGGTGACGACGACTGA
- a CDS encoding ABC transporter ATP-binding protein, whose amino-acid sequence MAAPLVRLRRVSRFFGERPVLRAIDLDIAPSGVTLLVGPNGAGKSTLLRIVAGLMPPSEGEALSDLAPGEIGYVGHKTLSYPNLTARANLAFWQSLSGLPRDPTAVDAALARVGLSRFADEEAGVFSRGMSQRLSLARVFLTSPRLLLLDEPASGLDPSSAAMLHGAIRESAAAGAAVVWVSHFVAADLPASDRVVCLRKKRIAYDGPAEGFDPAELAREAAC is encoded by the coding sequence ATGGCCGCGCCGTTGGTGCGTCTGCGCCGGGTGAGCCGTTTTTTCGGCGAACGGCCGGTGCTCAGGGCCATCGACCTGGATATCGCGCCAAGCGGCGTCACGCTCCTTGTGGGGCCAAACGGCGCGGGGAAATCCACGCTCCTGCGTATCGTGGCCGGGCTCATGCCGCCAAGCGAGGGCGAGGCGCTTTCCGATCTGGCCCCCGGCGAGATCGGGTACGTCGGCCACAAGACCCTCAGTTACCCCAACCTGACCGCCCGGGCCAACCTGGCCTTCTGGCAGTCGCTTTCCGGGCTTCCCCGGGATCCGACCGCCGTGGACGCGGCCCTTGCGCGGGTGGGGCTTTCCCGGTTCGCCGACGAGGAAGCCGGTGTTTTTTCGCGCGGCATGTCCCAGCGCCTGAGCCTCGCCCGGGTGTTTCTCACCAGTCCCCGACTGCTTCTTCTCGACGAGCCGGCCTCGGGCCTCGATCCGTCCTCGGCGGCCATGCTGCACGGGGCCATCCGCGAGTCCGCCGCCGCCGGCGCGGCCGTGGTCTGGGTCAGTCATTTCGTGGCCGCCGACCTGCCGGCAAGCGACCGGGTCGTGTGCCTGCGCAAAAAACGCATCGCCTACGACGGCCCGGCCGAGGGCTTCGATCCGGCCGAGCTGGCCCGGGAGGCGGCATGCTGA
- a CDS encoding tetratricopeptide repeat protein: MTTTDRPGGPNASGRMVLAFLGFALAVIFVGSFIYRMQRPSLEVRQQPKSGMGEAMGQAMNGPMKEIMALMQKLKENPDDPELQLTMAERFMAMGAFDRAKTFLDKVAKVRPDDPEAQNAMGVVLYNLKDIDGAKAAFEGVLAKHPKDFRALFNLGLLYKYALKAPDKAAEAFKTVLAAPDVDPDTRATAQRELESKVSQ; encoded by the coding sequence GTGACGACGACTGATCGGCCCGGCGGGCCCAACGCCTCGGGCCGCATGGTCCTGGCCTTTTTGGGCTTTGCCCTGGCCGTCATATTCGTGGGTTCGTTTATCTACCGCATGCAGCGCCCGAGCCTTGAAGTGCGCCAGCAGCCGAAAAGCGGCATGGGCGAGGCCATGGGCCAGGCCATGAACGGCCCCATGAAGGAAATCATGGCGCTGATGCAAAAGCTCAAGGAAAACCCCGACGACCCCGAGCTGCAACTGACCATGGCCGAGCGTTTCATGGCCATGGGCGCCTTCGATCGGGCCAAGACCTTTCTGGACAAGGTGGCCAAGGTCCGCCCCGACGACCCCGAGGCCCAAAACGCCATGGGCGTGGTCCTGTATAATCTCAAGGACATCGACGGAGCCAAAGCGGCCTTCGAAGGCGTTTTGGCCAAGCATCCCAAAGACTTCCGGGCCCTTTTTAACCTGGGTCTGCTCTACAAGTACGCCCTCAAGGCGCCCGACAAGGCGGCCGAAGCCTTCAAGACCGTTCTCGCCGCCCCGGACGTCGATCCGGACACCCGGGCCACGGCCCAGCGCGAACTGGAGAGCAAGGTTTCGCAGTAA